The following coding sequences lie in one Methyloterricola oryzae genomic window:
- a CDS encoding FecCD family ABC transporter permease: MSSWTQAEEPARPTSVFRSGHASRAGLGLLLSIAALAAVAVGPYSLKFDDLAAIAAQGLGLATDAPVSRQQLAVLVDLRLPRVLLAVLTGGGLGLAGAMMQGLFRNPLAEPGLLGVASGAAVGVAAAIVVLPRHIAPSLPFVELLQPLCAFGGALLATAAVYRLARQDGRTSLAIMLLAGIAINALAGALIGFLSYLSSDDQLRNLTFWNLGSLGRADWKTLAVLGLLVVPAGAALLSQAAALNVLLLGEAEAFHLGVDLKRVKALGITLSALIVGSLVSACGIIGFISLVAPHLVRLACGPDHRHVLPGSALCGALLLVLADMGARTLVAPAELPIGILTALLGTPFFLWLLKQRSAGGSLA, translated from the coding sequence GTGAGCAGTTGGACCCAGGCGGAAGAGCCTGCCCGCCCCACGTCCGTGTTCCGTTCGGGTCACGCTTCGCGCGCCGGGCTGGGATTGCTGCTGTCGATCGCCGCTCTGGCGGCGGTGGCCGTCGGGCCTTACTCGCTTAAATTTGACGATCTTGCGGCCATAGCGGCACAGGGGCTGGGCCTGGCAACGGACGCCCCGGTCTCCAGGCAACAACTCGCAGTTCTTGTGGATCTCCGCCTGCCCCGCGTGCTGTTGGCGGTCCTGACCGGCGGCGGCCTGGGCCTGGCCGGGGCCATGATGCAGGGCCTGTTCCGCAATCCCTTGGCGGAGCCCGGACTCCTGGGTGTAGCCAGCGGGGCCGCGGTCGGCGTGGCGGCCGCGATCGTCGTGCTGCCGCGGCACATCGCCCCCTCGCTTCCTTTCGTGGAGTTGCTGCAGCCCCTTTGCGCATTCGGCGGGGCGCTGCTGGCCACCGCGGCGGTTTACCGGTTGGCCCGCCAGGACGGCCGCACCTCCCTGGCCATCATGCTGCTGGCCGGGATTGCCATCAATGCCCTGGCCGGCGCGCTGATCGGCTTTCTCAGCTACCTCTCCAGCGACGATCAACTGCGCAATCTGACCTTCTGGAACCTGGGCAGTCTCGGGCGGGCCGACTGGAAGACGCTCGCGGTGCTTGGTCTGCTGGTCGTGCCGGCGGGCGCTGCCCTGCTATCCCAGGCGGCAGCGCTGAATGTACTGCTATTGGGCGAAGCCGAGGCTTTCCACCTGGGCGTCGACCTGAAGCGGGTGAAGGCCCTGGGTATCACCCTGTCGGCACTCATCGTGGGCAGCCTGGTGTCGGCCTGCGGCATCATCGGCTTCATCAGCCTGGTGGCGCCCCACCTGGTCCGGCTCGCCTGCGGGCCGGATCACCGCCACGTCCTACCCGGCTCAGCCCTTTGCGGCGCCCTGCTGCTGGTGCTGGCCGACATGGGGGCGCGCACCCTGGTCGCTCCCGCCGAGTTACCCATCGGCATTTTGACCGCGCTGCTGGGTACCCCGTTTTTCCTATGGCTGCTGAAGCAACGCAGTGCCGGGGGTAGTCTGGCATGA
- a CDS encoding isocitrate/isopropylmalate dehydrogenase family protein: MHKITLIPGDGIGPSIVDAAIKVIEAAGVQIEWDRQVAGMAAVEKHGNPLPDATIESIRQNRICFKGPLTTPVGGGYRSVNVTLRQAFNLYANVRPAISFEGTDTPFKNVNLVTVRENTEGLYAGIEHFIKVDEEKIAAESIAVVTRKGSERVIEFAFDYARRAQRKKVTLVHKANILKCTSGLFLEIGREVAKKYPEIEFEDRIVDAASMQMVMKPGIFDVIVTTNLFGDILSDLASGLVGGLGLTAGANIGVDAALFEAVHGSAPDIADKGIANPIAMIIAASMMLEHIGELKAARAVEQAVRDVIREGTHLTPDLKPGSTCGTADLAQAIVAKLG, from the coding sequence ATGCACAAGATCACCCTTATCCCCGGCGACGGCATCGGCCCTTCCATCGTGGACGCCGCGATCAAGGTCATAGAGGCGGCCGGTGTCCAGATCGAATGGGACCGCCAGGTGGCCGGCATGGCCGCCGTGGAGAAGCACGGCAATCCGCTGCCCGATGCGACCATCGAATCCATTCGCCAGAACCGCATCTGCTTCAAGGGTCCGTTAACGACCCCGGTGGGCGGCGGCTACCGCAGCGTCAACGTGACCCTGCGCCAGGCGTTCAACCTGTATGCCAACGTGCGCCCGGCGATTTCCTTCGAGGGCACGGACACGCCATTCAAGAACGTCAATCTGGTGACCGTCCGTGAGAACACGGAAGGCCTTTATGCCGGCATCGAGCACTTCATCAAGGTGGATGAGGAGAAGATCGCCGCCGAGAGCATCGCCGTGGTCACCCGCAAGGGCAGCGAGCGCGTCATCGAGTTCGCGTTTGACTACGCCCGCCGCGCCCAGCGCAAGAAAGTGACCCTGGTGCACAAGGCCAATATCCTCAAGTGCACCTCGGGCCTGTTCCTGGAGATCGGCCGCGAGGTGGCCAAGAAGTATCCGGAGATCGAATTCGAGGACCGCATCGTCGATGCCGCCTCCATGCAGATGGTGATGAAGCCCGGCATCTTTGACGTCATCGTGACCACCAATTTGTTCGGCGACATCCTCTCGGACCTGGCCTCGGGCCTGGTGGGTGGCCTGGGCCTGACCGCCGGGGCCAATATCGGCGTGGACGCCGCCCTGTTCGAGGCGGTGCACGGCAGCGCGCCGGACATCGCCGACAAGGGCATCGCCAATCCCATCGCCATGATCATCGCCGCGTCCATGATGCTGGAGCACATCGGCGAGTTGAAGGCCGCCCGCGCCGTCGAGCAGGCCGTGCGCGACGTGATCCGCGAAGGCACCCATCTGACCCCGGACCTCAAGCCGGGCTCCACCTGCGGTACCGCCGACCTCGCGCAAGCCATCGTCGCGAAGCTGGGCTGA
- a CDS encoding carboxynorspermidine decarboxylase, with protein MSSLLELPLETPAFVYDEQAILNRATLLRRAGERSGCRMLYSVKALPFLPLLQALTPVLDGFSVSSLFEARLAALAGDGALHLTTPGLKAVDMDEISQVCDTVAFNSLEQFQRLAGALSHGASPGLRVNPGLSFLADQRYDPCRPHSKLGVPLPDLERRLAEHPTFAQALRGLHVHNAFALRSFEPMTRTVERLETTLLHRLPNLEWINLGGGYLFQRDEDLDELCHISRRLTREYGLRVFFEPGKGLVGEAGYLVASIIDVFASEGKTIAVLDSSVNHNPEVFEYQRRPVPAWGEPESGEAVILAGCTCLAGDLFGEFRFPRRPALGDRIVFRDVGAYSLIKANRFNGHNLPTIYAWDGGLELRLLKQYSFGDYLGQWSAD; from the coding sequence ATGTCTTCTCTGCTGGAACTTCCACTTGAGACCCCCGCCTTCGTCTACGACGAGCAGGCGATCCTGAATCGCGCAACTTTGCTGCGGCGGGCCGGGGAGCGCAGCGGCTGCCGGATGCTCTACTCGGTAAAAGCCCTGCCCTTCCTGCCCCTGCTCCAGGCCCTGACGCCGGTTCTGGACGGCTTTTCCGTCAGTTCCTTGTTCGAGGCGCGCCTGGCCGCGCTGGCCGGCGACGGTGCGCTGCACCTTACCACGCCCGGCCTGAAAGCGGTGGACATGGATGAAATCAGCCAAGTCTGCGACACCGTGGCGTTCAACTCCCTGGAACAATTCCAGCGCCTCGCAGGTGCGCTTTCGCACGGTGCCAGCCCGGGCCTGCGGGTGAATCCCGGGCTCTCCTTCCTCGCCGATCAGCGCTACGACCCCTGCCGCCCGCATTCCAAACTGGGCGTGCCCCTGCCCGATCTGGAACGGCGCCTCGCCGAGCATCCCACCTTCGCCCAGGCTCTTCGCGGTTTGCATGTCCATAACGCCTTCGCCTTGCGCTCCTTCGAACCCATGACGAGGACGGTCGAACGGCTCGAAACCACCCTGCTCCACCGGCTGCCCAATCTGGAATGGATCAATCTGGGCGGCGGCTATTTGTTCCAGCGCGATGAAGATCTGGACGAACTCTGTCACATCAGCCGCCGGCTGACCCGGGAATATGGGCTGCGTGTGTTCTTCGAACCGGGCAAGGGGCTGGTGGGCGAGGCGGGCTATCTGGTGGCCAGCATCATCGACGTGTTCGCCAGCGAGGGCAAAACCATCGCCGTGCTAGATAGCTCGGTCAACCACAACCCAGAGGTCTTCGAATACCAGCGGCGGCCCGTGCCAGCTTGGGGAGAACCGGAATCAGGCGAAGCCGTCATCCTGGCAGGGTGCACCTGCCTGGCCGGGGACCTGTTCGGCGAATTCCGCTTCCCCCGCCGCCCGGCGCTGGGCGATCGCATCGTGTTCCGCGATGTGGGCGCCTACAGCCTGATCAAGGCCAACCGCTTCAACGGCCACAACCTGCCGACGATCTATGCCTGGGATGGCGGGCTGGAACTGCGGCTTCTGAAACAGTACTCTTTCGGCGACTATTTGGGTCAGTGGAGCGCGGATTGA
- a CDS encoding heme/hemin ABC transporter substrate-binding protein, with the protein MTRGLLHGPVLSACLLCLAAIPSLAASAPQRVVVAGSALTEIVYALGLEQRLVGVDTTSTFPESASALPNVGYLRSLVAEGVLSLHPDLLLAAGEAGPPTALKQIRAAQVPVERVETPYSREGVAAKIQAVARALVAVEQGEALIRRYAADWQHTDAALTARGQAPRVLFVLAHGSTLQVAGRATAADAVIRLAGALNAITEFEGYRPLTAESAVMIDPDVVLITTQGLATLGGNEALWKVPGLALTTAGKSRRLVAMEANYLLGFGPRLPQVVLDLSRQMGEAAP; encoded by the coding sequence GTGACGAGAGGGCTTTTGCATGGGCCGGTCCTGAGCGCCTGTCTGTTGTGCCTGGCAGCCATTCCCAGTCTAGCGGCCAGCGCGCCGCAACGGGTCGTGGTGGCGGGAAGCGCCTTGACCGAGATCGTTTATGCCCTCGGCTTGGAACAGCGCTTGGTCGGGGTCGACACCACCAGCACCTTTCCCGAATCTGCCAGCGCCCTGCCCAATGTCGGCTATCTGCGCAGCCTGGTCGCCGAGGGTGTCCTGAGCCTGCATCCTGATTTGCTGCTGGCCGCCGGTGAAGCGGGTCCGCCCACGGCACTGAAGCAGATCCGCGCGGCCCAGGTTCCCGTGGAACGGGTGGAGACCCCGTATTCCAGGGAAGGCGTCGCCGCCAAGATCCAGGCGGTTGCACGCGCCTTGGTAGCCGTCGAGCAAGGGGAAGCCCTGATCCGGCGCTATGCCGCCGACTGGCAGCATACCGATGCCGCGCTGACCGCCCGAGGCCAGGCACCACGGGTCCTTTTTGTGCTGGCGCATGGCAGCACGCTGCAAGTGGCGGGCCGGGCAACGGCAGCCGACGCCGTGATCCGGCTCGCCGGTGCGCTTAACGCGATCACGGAATTCGAGGGCTACCGCCCCTTGACCGCCGAGAGTGCCGTGATGATCGATCCCGACGTGGTGCTCATCACGACGCAAGGACTCGCCACACTGGGCGGAAACGAAGCGCTGTGGAAAGTGCCGGGACTCGCCCTGACCACGGCCGGCAAGTCTCGCCGCCTGGTCGCCATGGAGGCCAACTATTTGCTGGGATTCGGTCCCCGGCTGCCGCAGGTGGTTCTCGATCTGTCACGGCAGATGGGGGAGGCCGCGCCGTGA